One Moorella sp. E308F DNA segment encodes these proteins:
- a CDS encoding holo-ACP synthase → MASLGIDIIEIERMERALKRHPRLLARLFTATEQEYCLSRHRPGASLAARFAAKEAVMKALGVGLGSCSFRDIEIRQEESGRPRVVLYGRARELAREVGADTVTVSLSHCRAYAAAVALALAE, encoded by the coding sequence ATGGCAAGCCTTGGCATTGACATTATTGAAATTGAGCGCATGGAAAGGGCTTTAAAGCGCCACCCGCGTTTGTTAGCCAGGTTATTTACGGCGACGGAACAGGAATACTGTTTGAGCCGGCACCGTCCCGGGGCTTCCCTGGCCGCCCGTTTTGCCGCCAAGGAGGCGGTAATGAAGGCTCTGGGGGTGGGATTGGGGAGCTGTTCCTTCCGGGACATTGAGATTCGCCAGGAAGAGAGCGGGCGGCCCCGGGTAGTGCTCTATGGCCGGGCCAGGGAACTGGCCCGCGAGGTGGGAGCCGACACCGTAACCGTTAGTCTGTCCCACTGCCGGGCCTATGCTGCGGCAGTAGCCCTGGCTTTGGCGGAATAG
- the tsaB gene encoding tRNA (adenosine(37)-N6)-threonylcarbamoyltransferase complex dimerization subunit type 1 TsaB, whose product MLVLGLDSATQVAGVALIDGDRLVAELFFNTRKNHSQRLLPMIAALLREAGVKLADLDGLAVALGPGSFTGLRIGLATVKGLAHAARKPVAGIPTLDGLAWNAWEVPGLVCPVLYARRQEVYTALYRWQEGELCRLTPYQAVDPCLLVESLKSYTMPVYFLGDGVAPYREVWQQLGPRARFLPSTSALPRAAQIARLGRERLLAGQADNLFQLKPLYLRPSPAERQVRSKCKSCP is encoded by the coding sequence TTGCTGGTCCTGGGGCTTGACAGTGCCACCCAGGTTGCCGGGGTGGCTTTAATCGATGGCGACCGGCTGGTAGCCGAATTGTTTTTCAATACCCGCAAAAACCACTCCCAGCGCCTGTTACCCATGATCGCTGCCCTGCTCCGTGAAGCGGGGGTGAAACTGGCCGATCTTGACGGCCTGGCCGTGGCCCTGGGGCCGGGGTCCTTTACAGGTTTACGGATTGGCCTGGCCACAGTCAAAGGCCTGGCCCACGCGGCGCGAAAGCCGGTGGCCGGTATTCCCACCCTGGATGGCCTGGCCTGGAACGCCTGGGAGGTACCGGGGCTGGTCTGCCCGGTACTCTATGCGCGCCGCCAGGAGGTATATACGGCCCTTTACCGCTGGCAGGAGGGAGAATTATGCCGTTTAACACCATATCAGGCCGTGGATCCTTGCTTGCTAGTCGAATCATTAAAATCGTACACTATGCCGGTCTATTTTTTAGGCGATGGAGTAGCACCATACCGGGAAGTATGGCAGCAGCTGGGACCCAGGGCCCGCTTTCTTCCCTCCACCAGCGCCCTGCCGCGGGCGGCGCAAATAGCCAGGTTGGGCCGGGAACGCCTCCTGGCCGGGCAGGCAGACAACCTTTTCCAGTTAAAGCCACTCTATCTCCGCCCCTCACCGGCGGAGAGGCAGGTCCGGTCGAAGTGCAAATCCTGCCCATGA
- the rimI gene encoding ribosomal protein S18-alanine N-acetyltransferase: protein MQILPMTSEYLDGVLAIERVSFSTPWTRHSFLNEIYNNNFAYYYVALAGRQVIGYAGMWIILDEAHITNVAVHPRYRGRRLGELLLKVLMQEAVRLGADRMTLEVRVSNRPAQRLYERLGFARAGIRKGYYNDNREDAIIMWKHFFEENGSGTSNHYSGHRNFL, encoded by the coding sequence GTGCAAATCCTGCCCATGACCAGCGAATACCTGGATGGGGTGCTGGCCATTGAAAGGGTATCCTTTTCTACCCCCTGGACGCGCCATTCCTTCTTAAATGAAATATATAACAATAATTTTGCCTATTATTATGTAGCCCTGGCCGGACGGCAGGTTATTGGCTATGCTGGGATGTGGATTATCCTTGATGAAGCTCACATTACCAATGTGGCTGTCCACCCCCGGTACCGCGGCCGGCGCCTGGGGGAGCTGCTCCTCAAGGTCCTGATGCAGGAGGCCGTGCGCCTGGGCGCCGACAGGATGACTCTCGAGGTACGGGTTTCCAACCGGCCGGCCCAGCGCCTTTATGAACGTCTGGGCTTTGCCCGCGCCGGGATCCGTAAAGGTTATTATAACGACAACCGCGAAGACGCCATTATAATGTGGAAACATTTCTTTGAGGAGAATGGCAGTGGAACCAGCAACCACTATTCTGGCCATCGAAACTTCCTGTGA
- the alr gene encoding alanine racemase, whose amino-acid sequence MSRPVWAEIDLDAIAHNVRAIKKILAPQTEIMAIVKANAYGHGAVPVARTALASGVTWLGVATLDEALALREEGITAPLLILGYTPAEDAGRVVAADLSQTVFSLEQARVLNAAAAAAGTRARLHLKIDTGMGRLGFLPDRAVAEALAIARLPHVRLEGIFTHFAAADAADKTYTRRQLALFQRVITDLEQQGITFPWRHAANSGAIIDLPETHFNLVRAGIILYGHYPSPEVRRERLDLRPAMTLKTRVVLVKEVPAGTYISYGCTYCTPAPARIATLPVGYADGYSRLLSNRAEVLIRGRRAPVIGRVCMDQCMIDVTAVPEASTGDEVVLFGHQGEQYLPVEEVAAWMGTINYEILCLISGRVPRVYNQS is encoded by the coding sequence GTGTCACGGCCGGTTTGGGCCGAGATTGATTTGGATGCCATCGCCCACAATGTCCGCGCCATTAAAAAAATATTAGCCCCACAAACAGAGATCATGGCTATTGTTAAAGCCAACGCTTACGGCCACGGGGCCGTGCCGGTAGCCAGGACGGCCCTGGCGAGCGGGGTCACATGGTTGGGGGTAGCCACGCTGGATGAAGCCCTGGCGTTACGGGAGGAGGGGATTACAGCCCCTCTGCTTATTTTAGGCTATACCCCGGCCGAAGATGCCGGCCGGGTGGTGGCCGCGGACCTGTCCCAGACGGTCTTCAGCCTGGAACAGGCCCGGGTCTTGAATGCAGCCGCCGCTGCTGCCGGTACCCGGGCGCGGCTGCATTTAAAAATTGATACCGGCATGGGACGGCTGGGTTTTTTGCCTGACCGGGCCGTAGCTGAGGCTCTGGCCATAGCCAGGTTGCCCCACGTCCGGCTGGAAGGTATATTCACCCATTTTGCCGCTGCCGATGCAGCCGATAAAACCTATACCAGGCGGCAACTGGCCCTGTTTCAAAGGGTAATTACCGACCTGGAGCAACAGGGCATAACCTTCCCCTGGCGCCATGCGGCCAACAGCGGGGCCATAATCGACCTGCCGGAAACCCATTTCAACCTGGTGCGGGCGGGTATTATTCTTTATGGCCATTATCCTTCCCCGGAGGTTCGGAGGGAGCGCCTGGATTTACGTCCGGCCATGACTTTAAAGACCAGGGTCGTTCTGGTAAAGGAGGTGCCGGCCGGGACGTATATTAGCTATGGTTGCACCTACTGTACGCCTGCCCCCGCCAGGATAGCAACTTTGCCGGTGGGCTACGCCGACGGCTACTCGCGTCTCCTTTCCAACCGGGCGGAAGTATTAATCCGGGGCCGTCGGGCGCCGGTTATCGGCCGGGTCTGCATGGATCAGTGTATGATAGATGTTACGGCTGTCCCGGAAGCCAGCACCGGCGACGAAGTAGTCCTGTTCGGCCACCAGGGGGAACAGTATCTGCCGGTGGAGGAAGTGGCTGCCTGGATGGGAACGATAAACTATGAAATTCTTTGCCTGATTTCCGGGAGGGTACCGCGGGTATATAACCAAAGTTAA
- a CDS encoding NAD(P)H-hydrate dehydratase, with product MYLVTAAEMGQLDRLASSEYLVPSIVLMENAGLRVVESIRRHFQDRVKNRRVLIFCGKGNNGGDGLVVARHLLNQGAEVKVFLLARPEDLRGDARTNLEIYQKMGGRLYPILGESHLQRADIALLYADLVVDAIFGTGFKGAAMGLPAAVITMINKAHRVTVAVDLPSGLEADTGRAFGPCIQATWTVTFALPKLGLAVEPGASYAGRLEVADIGIPQKLIDSQRFNLHLLTTAWCRSRLPKRDASSHKGLYGHVLAVGGSPGLTGAITLAAAAALRAGAGLVTAAVPQGVHTILEMKTTEVMTCSLPETPGGSLSREALDPILERLAQCDVLALGPGLSRDPATMELVKELLPRLKVPAVVDADALNALATDTSILTGDHGPLVLTPHPGEMARLVGTTAARVQEDRLEIARKYAREWQVVLVLKGARTIIAWPDGQAYINPTGNPGMATAGSGDVLTGIIAGLMAQGLEPGVAAALGAFLHGAAGDEARASLGQYALLAGDLLNFLPAVCRNLEVEAGVTAGLGRD from the coding sequence ATGTATCTGGTAACGGCCGCGGAAATGGGGCAGCTGGACCGCCTGGCTTCCAGCGAGTACCTGGTACCCAGCATTGTGCTCATGGAAAATGCTGGCTTGAGGGTCGTGGAATCCATCCGGCGCCATTTTCAAGACCGGGTGAAGAACCGCCGGGTATTAATCTTCTGCGGCAAAGGCAATAACGGTGGCGACGGCCTGGTGGTGGCCCGCCATCTGTTAAACCAGGGGGCGGAGGTTAAGGTCTTCCTTCTTGCCCGGCCGGAGGACTTGCGGGGTGATGCCCGGACAAACTTGGAAATTTACCAGAAGATGGGCGGCAGGCTCTACCCAATCCTGGGGGAAAGCCACCTCCAGCGGGCTGACATCGCCCTCCTTTATGCCGACCTGGTGGTAGACGCCATTTTTGGTACCGGTTTTAAAGGAGCGGCCATGGGCTTGCCGGCAGCCGTCATCACCATGATCAATAAAGCCCACCGGGTGACAGTGGCCGTTGACCTGCCCTCCGGCCTGGAAGCAGATACCGGCCGGGCTTTTGGCCCCTGCATTCAGGCTACCTGGACCGTAACCTTTGCCCTGCCCAAACTGGGGCTGGCCGTCGAGCCGGGGGCGAGCTACGCCGGCCGCCTGGAAGTGGCCGACATAGGCATCCCCCAGAAACTCATTGACAGCCAGCGTTTTAACCTGCACCTGCTGACAACGGCCTGGTGCCGTTCCCGCTTGCCCAAACGGGATGCCAGCAGTCACAAGGGCCTTTACGGCCATGTCCTGGCCGTGGGCGGTTCACCGGGCCTGACCGGGGCTATTACCCTGGCGGCCGCGGCAGCTTTAAGGGCCGGGGCCGGCCTGGTAACGGCGGCCGTACCGCAGGGTGTCCATACCATTCTGGAAATGAAAACGACGGAAGTCATGACCTGTTCCCTGCCGGAAACACCGGGCGGATCTTTAAGCCGTGAGGCCCTGGACCCCATCCTGGAGCGCCTGGCGCAATGTGACGTCCTGGCCCTTGGTCCCGGCCTTTCCCGGGACCCGGCAACAATGGAACTGGTAAAGGAGCTCCTACCCCGCCTTAAGGTTCCGGCGGTGGTCGATGCCGATGCCCTCAATGCCCTGGCAACAGATACCAGCATCCTTACCGGTGATCACGGTCCCCTGGTTCTAACACCCCATCCGGGGGAGATGGCGCGCCTGGTGGGGACAACGGCGGCCAGAGTCCAGGAAGATCGCCTGGAGATAGCCAGGAAGTACGCCCGGGAATGGCAGGTGGTCCTCGTCCTTAAAGGTGCCCGCACCATCATCGCCTGGCCCGACGGGCAGGCCTACATTAATCCTACAGGAAATCCCGGCATGGCTACCGCCGGCAGCGGCGATGTCCTGACGGGGATTATCGCTGGCCTTATGGCCCAGGGGCTGGAGCCAGGGGTGGCCGCGGCCCTGGGGGCCTTCTTGCATGGAGCGGCCGGGGACGAGGCGCGGGCCAGCCTGGGCCAGTATGCTCTCCTGGCGGGAGATTTGTTAAACTTTTTACCAGCGGTTTGCCGCAATTTGGAGGTGGAGGCCGGTGTCACGGCCGGTTTGGGCCGAGATTGA
- the thiE gene encoding thiamine phosphate synthase, protein MAPWDLYVIITTELGGGRPTLELVRQSLAGGATAIQLREKDLPARELVELGREIRELTRAAGATFIINDRLDVALAVEADGVHLGQEDLPARVARELLGPGKILGVSTGTVAEARQAVADGADYLGVGSIYATKSKGDAGEPIGLAGLKAIRAAVTIPVVAIGGINTSNAADVIAAGADGVAVVSAVIGAPDVAAAAKELLAAVRRARN, encoded by the coding sequence ATGGCTCCATGGGACCTGTACGTCATCATTACTACTGAACTGGGAGGGGGTCGGCCGACCCTGGAACTGGTACGCCAGTCCCTGGCCGGCGGGGCGACGGCCATCCAGCTGCGGGAGAAAGACCTGCCGGCCCGGGAGCTGGTAGAGCTGGGCCGGGAGATCCGGGAGCTTACCCGCGCTGCCGGGGCTACCTTTATCATAAACGATCGCCTGGATGTAGCCCTGGCGGTAGAGGCTGATGGCGTCCATCTCGGCCAGGAGGATTTACCGGCCAGGGTAGCCAGGGAGCTTCTGGGCCCGGGAAAAATCCTGGGGGTATCAACGGGTACGGTGGCTGAGGCCCGGCAGGCGGTTGCGGACGGTGCGGATTACCTGGGTGTTGGCAGCATCTACGCTACTAAAAGTAAAGGGGATGCCGGCGAACCCATCGGCCTGGCGGGGTTAAAGGCCATCCGGGCTGCAGTCACCATCCCTGTTGTCGCCATAGGTGGCATCAACACCAGCAACGCCGCCGATGTCATTGCAGCTGGAGCTGACGGCGTGGCCGTCGTCTCAGCGGTGATCGGTGCCCCGGACGTTGCTGCGGCCGCTAAGGAATTGCTGGCCGCCGTCAGGCGGGCCCGGAACTAG
- the tsaD gene encoding tRNA (adenosine(37)-N6)-threonylcarbamoyltransferase complex transferase subunit TsaD, whose translation MEPATTILAIETSCDETAAAVVINGTEVRANIVASQIATHRRFGGVVPEIASRHHVENIVPVVAEALATSGLSFTDLDAVAVTYGPGLVGALLVGLAYAKSLAYALDKPLIGVHHLLGHIYAGFLQYPHLPLPAACLVVSGGHTSLVYLESHTCRRILGTTRDDAAGEAFDKVARVLGLPYPGGPELEKLAREGNPRAINFPRAWLEEGSLDFSFSGLKSAVINYLHHARQVGMEVKRADVAASFQAAVVEVLVAKTVQAARRFAARSILLAGGVAANGFLRRELAAAAREAGLPVFCPSPDLCTDNAAMIACAAYYQYLRRDFAPLDLNAIPDLPLY comes from the coding sequence GTGGAACCAGCAACCACTATTCTGGCCATCGAAACTTCCTGTGACGAGACGGCAGCAGCTGTCGTTATCAATGGTACTGAGGTACGGGCCAACATCGTTGCTTCCCAGATCGCTACCCACCGCCGCTTTGGCGGGGTAGTGCCGGAGATAGCTTCCCGGCATCACGTGGAAAATATCGTCCCGGTGGTGGCCGAAGCCCTGGCTACTTCCGGCCTGTCCTTCACCGACCTGGATGCCGTGGCAGTTACGTACGGGCCCGGCCTGGTGGGGGCTTTGCTGGTAGGCCTGGCCTACGCCAAAAGCCTGGCCTATGCCCTTGATAAACCCCTCATCGGCGTCCACCACCTGCTGGGCCACATCTATGCCGGCTTTTTGCAGTATCCCCATTTGCCCCTGCCGGCCGCCTGCCTGGTAGTATCCGGCGGCCATACCAGCCTGGTGTACCTGGAAAGCCATACCTGCCGGCGCATCCTGGGGACTACCCGGGACGACGCCGCCGGGGAAGCCTTTGACAAAGTGGCCCGGGTACTGGGCCTGCCTTACCCGGGTGGTCCTGAGCTAGAAAAGCTGGCCCGGGAGGGCAATCCCCGGGCCATCAATTTCCCCCGGGCCTGGCTGGAAGAAGGCAGCCTGGACTTCAGCTTCAGCGGCCTGAAGTCAGCGGTAATCAATTACCTCCACCATGCCCGGCAGGTCGGGATGGAGGTTAAGCGCGCCGATGTAGCGGCCAGCTTCCAGGCGGCGGTGGTAGAAGTGCTGGTGGCCAAAACCGTCCAGGCAGCCAGGCGTTTTGCCGCCCGCTCCATCCTCCTGGCCGGGGGTGTGGCAGCCAACGGTTTCTTACGCCGGGAGCTGGCGGCAGCAGCCCGGGAAGCAGGTTTACCCGTTTTTTGCCCGTCGCCTGATTTGTGCACCGATAATGCCGCCATGATCGCCTGCGCCGCCTACTACCAGTACCTGCGGCGGGATTTTGCCCCCCTGGATTTAAACGCTATCCCCGATTTACCACTGTATTAA
- a CDS encoding CopG family ribbon-helix-helix protein, whose protein sequence is MISLPESLLAEVDGLATLERRNRSEFIREAMKLYITERKRRDIREQMKRGYQEMASINLALAVEHYDVENEAQKYYDDDRLAECK, encoded by the coding sequence ATGATCAGTCTACCGGAAAGCCTCCTGGCCGAGGTCGACGGCCTGGCGACCCTGGAAAGGCGTAATAGGAGTGAATTTATTCGCGAAGCCATGAAATTATATATTACAGAGCGTAAACGCCGCGATATCCGGGAGCAAATGAAACGGGGATACCAGGAAATGGCGTCAATCAATCTGGCCCTTGCGGTGGAACACTATGATGTAGAAAATGAAGCCCAGAAATACTACGATGATGATAGACTGGCGGAGTGTAAATAA
- a CDS encoding uracil-DNA glycosylase, whose translation MDLETLRQKALACRGCSLRQGARKVVFGEGNPRAGLMLVGEGPGAREDELGRPFVGPAGELLDRILVAAGFKREELYITNVVKCRPPGNRQPVPAEVQACRPILEAQIKLIKPKIVVCLGAVATQTLIAPGASITRLRGRWIARDGIRYLPTFHPAALLRDAAKKRPVWEDFKSLRDVYRALQAEQLSLEFEE comes from the coding sequence ATGGACCTGGAAACCCTGCGCCAGAAGGCCCTGGCCTGCCGGGGATGCAGCTTAAGGCAGGGGGCCAGAAAGGTGGTTTTTGGTGAGGGTAACCCCCGGGCCGGCTTAATGCTGGTGGGGGAGGGCCCTGGCGCCCGGGAAGACGAACTGGGCCGACCCTTTGTCGGGCCTGCCGGAGAGCTTCTCGACCGCATCCTGGTTGCTGCCGGCTTTAAACGGGAAGAATTATATATAACCAATGTCGTTAAATGCCGGCCGCCGGGCAACCGCCAGCCGGTTCCCGCTGAAGTACAGGCTTGCCGGCCCATTCTGGAGGCCCAGATTAAACTTATTAAACCTAAAATTGTCGTCTGCCTGGGGGCTGTGGCCACCCAAACTTTAATTGCCCCCGGGGCCAGCATCACCCGGTTGCGGGGCCGGTGGATTGCCCGGGATGGTATTCGTTACCTGCCCACCTTTCACCCTGCAGCCCTGCTCAGGGATGCTGCTAAAAAACGGCCGGTCTGGGAGGATTTTAAAAGCTTGCGGGACGTTTACCGCGCCTTGCAGGCGGAACAACTGTCCCTGGAGTTTGAAGAATGA
- the tsaE gene encoding tRNA (adenosine(37)-N6)-threonylcarbamoyltransferase complex ATPase subunit type 1 TsaE produces MTTVQIWLKNAEATGELGRILGRLLNPGDVIILTGELGAGKTTLAQGLAQGLGVTGKVTSPTFTLIQEHQGRLPFYHIDVYRLEDPGAALELGLEEYLYGQGVTVIEWGERLGELLPPEYLEVCLEYDLTAGRRATLTARGQRYLRILEELKQIAGPGA; encoded by the coding sequence GTGACGACTGTGCAAATATGGTTAAAGAATGCCGAGGCCACCGGGGAACTGGGCCGGATCCTGGGCCGGCTTTTAAACCCGGGCGATGTTATAATCCTCACCGGCGAGCTGGGAGCCGGCAAGACCACCCTGGCCCAGGGCCTGGCCCAGGGCCTGGGAGTGACCGGTAAGGTTACCAGTCCCACCTTTACCCTGATTCAGGAACACCAGGGCCGCCTTCCCTTTTACCATATTGATGTTTATCGCCTGGAGGACCCGGGGGCTGCCCTGGAGCTGGGACTGGAGGAGTATTTGTACGGCCAGGGAGTGACGGTGATTGAGTGGGGGGAGCGTCTGGGGGAACTTTTACCCCCGGAGTACCTGGAGGTTTGCCTGGAGTATGACCTCACGGCAGGCCGGCGCGCTACCCTGACGGCCCGGGGGCAACGTTATCTCCGTATCCTGGAGGAGCTGAAGCAAATTGCTGGTCCTGGGGCTTGA
- a CDS encoding gamma-glutamyl-gamma-aminobutyrate hydrolase family protein: MAAPRIGVTCDLERGRERAFLRATYLQAITVAGGLPVLLPPVNPELAAGYLAIIDGLLLTGGGDIEPSFFNARPQARLYKVIPERDAFELALTRAALAAGKPVLAICRGIQVLNVAAGGDLYQDIKTEVPDALEHTQAGPREEPSHDIKVLPGTRLVRILGVATRVNSLHHQAVRRVGKGLRVSAVAPDGLIEALEGEGKAMVIGVQWHPEDLYCHDQRQKQLFEYFIEQLLG; the protein is encoded by the coding sequence ATGGCTGCGCCAAGAATAGGGGTTACCTGTGACCTGGAGCGCGGCCGGGAACGCGCTTTCTTGCGGGCGACCTATCTCCAGGCTATTACAGTCGCCGGGGGCTTGCCGGTACTCTTACCGCCGGTAAACCCGGAACTGGCAGCAGGTTACCTGGCAATCATCGATGGCTTGCTTTTAACAGGTGGCGGTGATATTGAGCCGTCTTTTTTTAACGCCCGGCCGCAAGCCAGGCTGTATAAAGTCATCCCGGAACGGGATGCCTTTGAGCTGGCCCTGACCCGGGCCGCCCTGGCGGCCGGTAAGCCGGTACTTGCTATTTGTCGGGGCATCCAGGTGCTCAATGTGGCTGCCGGAGGTGACCTGTACCAGGATATCAAAACAGAAGTTCCAGATGCCCTGGAGCACACCCAGGCCGGGCCCAGGGAGGAACCAAGCCACGATATTAAGGTTCTACCCGGCACCCGGCTGGTAAGAATTTTGGGGGTAGCGACACGAGTCAACAGCCTGCACCACCAGGCAGTCCGCCGGGTGGGTAAGGGTTTAAGGGTAAGTGCCGTGGCTCCTGATGGCCTAATTGAAGCCCTGGAAGGGGAAGGGAAGGCAATGGTAATTGGTGTCCAGTGGCACCCTGAGGATTTGTATTGTCATGACCAGCGGCAGAAACAGTTGTTTGAATATTTTATTGAGCAACTTTTAGGATAA
- a CDS encoding type II toxin-antitoxin system PemK/MazF family toxin has translation MLVRRGDVFYAHLNPVVGSEQGGTRPVLIIQNDIGNQYSPTTIVAAITSQIAKAKLPTHVEISAARSGLERDSVILLEQIRTIDKSRLKQKVAVLDEETLEKVNRAIEISLGLIEI, from the coding sequence ATGCTGGTTCGGCGTGGAGACGTTTTTTATGCCCATCTAAATCCGGTGGTCGGTTCCGAACAAGGAGGAACCCGGCCGGTACTTATCATCCAGAATGACATCGGCAATCAGTACAGTCCTACCACCATCGTTGCCGCTATCACGTCTCAGATCGCCAAGGCAAAATTACCCACCCACGTGGAAATCAGCGCTGCCAGGAGCGGCCTGGAGCGGGATTCGGTTATCCTTCTGGAACAAATCCGTACTATTGACAAAAGCCGCCTCAAGCAAAAGGTAGCCGTCCTTGATGAAGAAACCCTGGAAAAGGTCAACCGGGCCATAGAGATCAGCCTGGGCTTGATAGAGATATAG
- a CDS encoding response regulator: MPRILIVDDQRGVRALLQLAFQEEGYQVATAVNGKDALRQVERWRPDVVVMDVRMPIMSGLEALPRIKALAPQTAVIIMSAYVDGMALSEVWRLGASDFIYKPFDLDELKAKVKVALPDAEPTGRKVAR, translated from the coding sequence GTGCCAAGGATACTCATCGTTGATGACCAGCGGGGTGTCCGTGCCTTATTGCAGCTTGCTTTCCAGGAAGAAGGCTATCAAGTGGCAACAGCAGTTAACGGGAAAGATGCCCTGCGCCAGGTAGAACGCTGGCGACCAGATGTAGTAGTGATGGATGTCAGGATGCCCATCATGAGCGGGCTGGAAGCCTTGCCGCGGATCAAGGCCCTGGCGCCGCAGACGGCAGTCATCATCATGTCGGCTTACGTTGATGGGATGGCGCTGTCGGAAGTCTGGCGCCTGGGAGCCAGCGACTTTATCTACAAACCCTTTGACTTGGACGAATTAAAGGCTAAGGTCAAGGTTGCTTTACCCGACGCGGAACCTACAGGCAGGAAAGTGGCCCGGTAA